The following are encoded together in the Tepidiforma bonchosmolovskayae genome:
- a CDS encoding DegT/DnrJ/EryC1/StrS family aminotransferase → MTTVPRPFIPVARPHVGEAEKRAVMEVLDSGQLAAGPRVEAFERAFAAYIGARHAIAVNSGTAALVVALQAHGVGPGDEVITTPFSFIATATSIIACGATPVFVDIDPFDLNLDPEKVEDAITERTKAILPVHLYGHPARISELAELAEDFSLALIEDAAQAHGAEHAGRRVGTFGTGCFSFYPTKNMTTGEGGMITTNDDEIARRARIIRNHGQEVRYRHDLFGLNWRMQDLNAAIGLAQLEQLEGWTRARIANAEHLSSLIRGFETPRVREGDRHVFHQYTIRVPRDRDRLQQQLQEAGIGTAIHYPVPIHQQPIIRELGLGEGAFPVAEAAAAQVLSLPVHPGLEPEDVEYIAATLNRLRG, encoded by the coding sequence ATGACGACCGTTCCCCGCCCGTTTATCCCCGTCGCCCGCCCCCACGTCGGCGAAGCTGAAAAGCGCGCCGTCATGGAGGTGCTCGATTCCGGCCAGCTCGCTGCCGGCCCCCGCGTCGAAGCCTTCGAGCGCGCCTTCGCTGCCTACATCGGCGCCCGCCACGCCATCGCCGTCAACTCCGGCACCGCCGCCCTGGTCGTCGCACTCCAGGCGCACGGCGTCGGCCCCGGCGACGAGGTCATCACCACCCCCTTCAGCTTCATCGCCACCGCGACCAGCATCATCGCCTGCGGCGCTACCCCGGTCTTCGTCGATATCGACCCCTTCGACCTCAACCTCGACCCCGAGAAGGTCGAAGACGCCATCACCGAGCGGACGAAGGCCATCCTGCCCGTCCACCTCTACGGCCACCCGGCCCGGATCAGCGAACTCGCCGAGCTTGCCGAGGACTTCTCCCTCGCACTCATCGAAGACGCCGCCCAGGCGCACGGCGCCGAACACGCCGGCCGCCGCGTCGGCACCTTTGGCACCGGCTGCTTCAGCTTCTACCCGACGAAGAACATGACCACCGGCGAAGGCGGCATGATCACCACCAACGACGACGAAATCGCCCGCCGCGCCCGCATCATCCGCAACCACGGCCAGGAGGTCCGCTACCGGCACGACCTCTTCGGCCTGAACTGGCGCATGCAGGACCTCAACGCCGCCATCGGGCTCGCCCAGCTTGAGCAGCTCGAAGGCTGGACCCGCGCGCGCATTGCCAACGCCGAGCACCTCAGCAGCCTCATCCGCGGTTTCGAAACCCCCCGCGTCCGCGAAGGCGACCGCCACGTCTTCCACCAGTACACCATCCGCGTGCCGCGCGACCGCGACCGCCTCCAGCAGCAGCTCCAGGAGGCTGGCATCGGCACCGCCATCCACTACCCCGTGCCCATCCACCAGCAGCCGATCATCCGCGAGCTAGGCCTCGGCGAAGGCGCCTTCCCCGTCGCCGAGGCGGCCGCCGCCCAGGTCCTCTCCCTCCCCGTCCATCCCGGCCTCGAACCCGAGGACGTCGAGTACATCGCGGCCACCCTCAACCGCCTCCGCGGCTGA
- a CDS encoding sugar transferase: protein MGKRLFDVTLVLVTAPVWVPIMLLAALLLAIDLGGNPFFLQQRIGLHGRLFTMYKLRTMRHARPGKEDRYVIDDFRTFVFSPPDQPNPRITRLGAFFRKTSIDELPNLINVLKGEMSLVGPRPEIPEIVAQYPAHYHRRHDVLPGIAGLAQLNGRSDLTYDETITYDLAYVDNHSLRGDIAILLKTLLAVLKGSGAR from the coding sequence GTGGGCAAACGCCTGTTCGATGTCACCCTCGTGCTCGTCACCGCCCCGGTCTGGGTGCCCATCATGCTCCTCGCCGCCCTCCTCCTCGCCATCGACCTCGGCGGCAATCCCTTCTTCCTCCAGCAGCGCATCGGCCTCCACGGCAGGCTGTTCACGATGTATAAGCTCCGCACTATGCGTCACGCCCGTCCCGGAAAGGAAGACCGCTACGTCATCGACGACTTTCGCACCTTCGTCTTCTCACCCCCGGATCAACCCAATCCCCGCATCACCCGCCTCGGCGCCTTCTTCCGCAAGACCTCGATCGATGAGCTCCCCAACCTCATCAACGTGCTCAAGGGCGAAATGAGCCTCGTCGGTCCCCGGCCCGAGATCCCGGAAATCGTCGCCCAGTACCCGGCCCACTACCACCGCCGCCACGACGTCCTCCCCGGCATCGCCGGGCTCGCTCAGCTTAACGGCCGCTCGGATTTGACCTATGACGAAACGATTACCTACGATCTCGCCTACGTGGATAACCACTCCCTCCGCGGCGATATCGCCATCCTCCTGAAGACCCTCCTCGCAGTCCTCAAGGGGAGCGGCGCCCGATGA
- the ispF gene encoding 2-C-methyl-D-erythritol 2,4-cyclodiphosphate synthase codes for MNIRVGIGEDLHPVDDGRTLVLGGVIIEEGPGLRGHSDADVLLHAITDAVLGAAALGDIGAYFPPSDPRYAHADSADFLRTALRLAREAGWTLGNIDATVRAERPRLAPYIPHIRERIAEIAGIETGAVSVKAKSGEGLDAVGRGEAMAAIAVVLLHR; via the coding sequence GTGAACATCCGGGTCGGCATCGGCGAAGACCTCCACCCCGTCGACGACGGCCGCACGCTCGTCCTCGGAGGCGTCATTATCGAAGAGGGCCCCGGCCTGCGCGGCCACTCCGACGCCGATGTCCTCCTCCACGCCATCACCGACGCCGTCCTTGGCGCTGCCGCCCTCGGCGATATCGGCGCCTACTTCCCTCCGAGCGACCCCCGCTACGCCCACGCCGACAGCGCCGACTTCCTCCGCACCGCCCTCCGCCTCGCCCGCGAAGCCGGATGGACCCTCGGCAACATCGACGCCACCGTCCGGGCCGAGCGGCCCCGGCTTGCCCCGTACATCCCTCACATCCGCGAGCGGATCGCCGAGATTGCCGGCATCGAAACAGGCGCCGTCAGCGTCAAAGCCAAGTCCGGCGAAGGGCTCGATGCCGTCGGCCGCGGCGAGGCGATGGCCGCCATCGCCGTTGTCCTCCTTCACCGGTAG
- the ispD gene encoding 2-C-methyl-D-erythritol 4-phosphate cytidylyltransferase — MPTDAVIVAAGASTRFGSADKLTADLAGRPLIAWSLAAFEAVRGLGCLVVVAAPGREAEFEELARTWCPRVCFRVVAGGARRRDSVEAGLRTCSSRYVAIHDGARPLVTPALIERTIEAAQGLPGAIAAVPVTDTIKEVRGGRIVGHPDRSLLWAAQTPQVVLRQAWLDAAAMSDNDETDDAAMLSRLGLECAVVEGSYDNLKVTRPLDLDLAARLLAAREAAR; from the coding sequence GTGCCGACCGATGCCGTTATCGTCGCCGCCGGCGCCTCCACCCGCTTCGGCAGCGCCGACAAGCTCACCGCCGACCTCGCCGGGCGCCCGCTCATCGCCTGGTCGCTCGCCGCCTTCGAGGCCGTCCGCGGCCTCGGCTGCCTCGTCGTCGTCGCCGCGCCCGGCCGCGAAGCCGAATTCGAGGAACTTGCCCGGACCTGGTGTCCCCGCGTCTGCTTCCGCGTCGTGGCCGGGGGCGCCCGCCGCCGCGACAGCGTCGAGGCCGGCCTCCGCACCTGCTCCAGCCGCTACGTCGCCATCCACGACGGCGCCCGGCCGCTGGTCACGCCCGCGCTCATCGAGCGGACCATCGAAGCCGCCCAGGGGCTCCCCGGCGCCATCGCCGCAGTGCCCGTCACCGACACCATCAAGGAGGTCCGCGGCGGCCGTATCGTCGGCCACCCCGACCGCTCCCTCCTCTGGGCCGCCCAGACGCCGCAGGTCGTCCTCCGCCAGGCCTGGCTCGATGCCGCCGCCATGTCCGACAACGACGAAACCGACGACGCCGCCATGCTCAGCCGCCTCGGCCTTGAATGCGCCGTCGTCGAAGGCTCCTACGACAACCTCAAGGTCACCCGCCCGCTCGACCTCGACCTCGCCGCCCGCCTCCTCGCCGCCCGGGAGGCCGCCCGGTGA
- a CDS encoding polysaccharide biosynthesis protein, producing MNRHAGPLAALRRLAPGDPLATLLAVALDVLVVGAALACAMLLRFDAEVPRRNAEFVLRVFPLIAAAYVFGNFVFGVYRTVWAYGSIGDIIGLFRPVLLVTLLLFGINFWLEERLLPLSVILIAGALVFPGMAVVKMRTRLLVRLPWVDTGERRLLIVGAGHTGQLLARELQANPSLPYQPVGFVDDDEKLLHHRIHGLKVHGTIAELEHVLERMDAEIVAIALDRPSGQLVRQIVGTCQRLNIPVRMVPGVDNWVLGHGHDTLREITLDDLLGREPVQVDFAACSQSVRDRVVLVTGAAGSIGSELCRQVLTFRPRELHLLDNNETGLHDLSLELAGVSPETAIRLWVASVTDEPRVREIFARTRPDLVYHAAALKHVPLMEEHPAEAFRVNVLGTLYCASAAREFQVGTFVLISTDKAVRPSSVMGATKRIAELLVIALARESTHTRFAAVRFGNVMGSRGSVVPTFMKQIERGGPVTVMHPEMQRYFISIPEAVSLVIQAGTFGGRGDIYMLDMGEEINILELAERMIRLRGLRPGQDIQVVFTGPRPGEKLREELVADFEHLQPTAHPKVMRLTASVEVTEREILRLIDEIRQVMWGDPEEVRRRIHLVARRFSRDDAAADAPESEALPS from the coding sequence ATGAACCGCCACGCCGGTCCCCTCGCCGCCCTCCGCCGGCTCGCCCCCGGCGACCCGCTGGCCACCCTCCTGGCGGTCGCTCTCGATGTTCTCGTTGTCGGCGCCGCCCTCGCCTGCGCGATGCTCCTCCGCTTCGATGCCGAGGTGCCCCGCCGCAACGCCGAATTCGTCCTCCGCGTCTTCCCGCTCATCGCCGCCGCCTACGTGTTCGGCAACTTCGTCTTCGGTGTCTACCGCACCGTTTGGGCCTACGGCAGCATCGGCGACATCATCGGCCTCTTCCGGCCGGTTCTGCTCGTCACCCTGCTGCTCTTCGGCATCAATTTCTGGCTCGAAGAACGGCTCCTCCCCCTCTCCGTCATCCTCATCGCTGGCGCCCTCGTCTTCCCGGGGATGGCCGTCGTCAAGATGCGCACCCGCCTGCTGGTCCGCCTCCCCTGGGTCGATACCGGCGAACGCCGCCTCCTCATCGTTGGCGCCGGCCATACCGGCCAGCTCCTCGCCCGCGAACTGCAGGCCAACCCTTCGCTCCCCTACCAGCCCGTCGGGTTCGTCGACGACGACGAAAAGCTCCTCCATCACCGCATCCACGGCCTCAAGGTCCACGGCACCATCGCCGAACTCGAGCACGTCCTCGAGCGCATGGACGCCGAAATCGTCGCCATCGCGCTCGACCGGCCCAGCGGCCAGCTCGTCCGCCAGATCGTCGGCACCTGCCAGCGGCTCAACATTCCCGTCCGCATGGTCCCCGGCGTCGATAACTGGGTCCTCGGCCACGGCCACGACACCCTGCGCGAAATCACCCTCGACGACCTCCTCGGCCGCGAACCGGTTCAGGTCGATTTCGCCGCCTGCAGCCAGTCCGTCCGCGACCGCGTCGTCCTCGTTACCGGCGCGGCCGGCTCCATCGGCTCCGAACTCTGCCGCCAGGTCCTCACCTTCCGTCCGCGCGAGCTCCACCTCCTCGACAACAACGAAACCGGCCTGCACGACCTCTCCCTCGAGCTCGCCGGCGTCTCTCCCGAGACGGCCATCCGCCTCTGGGTTGCCAGTGTCACCGATGAGCCCCGCGTCCGCGAAATCTTCGCCCGCACCCGGCCCGACCTCGTCTACCACGCCGCAGCCCTCAAGCACGTCCCGCTCATGGAAGAGCACCCCGCCGAAGCCTTCCGCGTCAATGTGCTCGGCACCCTCTACTGCGCCAGCGCCGCCCGCGAATTCCAGGTCGGCACCTTCGTCCTCATCTCAACCGACAAGGCGGTCCGGCCCAGCAGCGTCATGGGCGCCACCAAGCGCATCGCCGAGCTCCTTGTCATCGCCCTTGCCCGCGAATCCACGCACACCCGCTTCGCGGCCGTCCGCTTCGGGAACGTCATGGGCTCCCGCGGCTCCGTCGTCCCCACCTTCATGAAGCAGATAGAGCGCGGCGGTCCCGTCACCGTCATGCACCCCGAGATGCAGCGCTACTTCATCTCCATCCCCGAGGCCGTCTCCCTCGTCATCCAGGCCGGCACCTTCGGCGGCCGCGGCGATATCTACATGCTCGACATGGGCGAGGAGATCAACATCCTCGAACTCGCCGAGCGGATGATCCGCCTGCGCGGGCTTCGCCCCGGCCAGGATATCCAGGTCGTCTTCACCGGCCCGCGCCCCGGCGAAAAGCTCCGCGAAGAGCTCGTCGCCGACTTCGAACACCTCCAGCCGACCGCGCACCCTAAAGTCATGCGCCTCACCGCCTCCGTCGAAGTCACCGAGCGCGAAATCCTCCGGCTCATCGACGAAATCCGGCAGGTCATGTGGGGCGACCCCGAGGAAGTTCGCCGCCGCATCCACCTCGTCGCCCGCCGCTTCTCCCGCGACGATGCCGCCGCCGACGCCCCCGAAAGCGAGGCCCTCCCGTCGTGA
- a CDS encoding TIGR03960 family B12-binding radical SAM protein: protein MATVAIDGLLARVSKPSRYTGGEWNSVVKDWESTNVRIALAYPDAYDIGMSNMGLGILYDILNRIEDVACERVFAPWDDMEAEMRRDGVPLWSLETRHPLREFDLVGFTFQYEMTYTNVLNMLDLAGIPVLSRERTDEDPIVIAGGSGAFNPEPMALFIDAFVLGEGEEVVVELTDLVRNWKREGAPRERRLRDLLRVPGVYVPAFYEARYDDAGHFLALEPTVPEAPRVIRRRIVEKLPQPLVKPIVPFLQTVHDRAAVEIQRGCTQGCRFCQAGMIYRPTRERSPEEVVQAAADLMANTGYDELSLLSLSTTDHSEIVPMVQMLTERFPNLKVSLPSTRVDTFSVDVANAIAKGKKHTLTLAPEAGSQRLRNAINKLVSDADLLGAAENAFQRGWTGIKMYFMVGLPTETMEDVAGIVELGKQVKAIGKKYVGGRARVRVSTSNLVPKPHTPFQWARQDTAEELQPKHFLLKDGCRAAGVEFSWNDPRDSFIEAVLSRGDRRVSEAVYEAWRRGAKFDAWSEHFRFETWQAAFAAVGVDPAWFAHREWDTREPLPWDHIDCGVTKAYLRGQWQAVHSTKTVGDCHHGACNVCGMQNFDALRGEKGVADCVVKVGKLAELRRGARKYEGELLELV, encoded by the coding sequence ATGGCAACGGTTGCAATCGACGGACTGCTCGCGCGGGTTTCGAAGCCCTCGCGGTACACGGGCGGCGAGTGGAACAGCGTGGTGAAGGACTGGGAGTCGACGAACGTCCGGATTGCGCTGGCCTACCCCGACGCCTACGACATCGGGATGTCGAACATGGGGCTCGGCATCCTGTACGACATCCTGAACCGAATTGAGGATGTGGCCTGCGAGCGGGTCTTCGCACCATGGGACGACATGGAGGCGGAGATGCGGCGAGACGGGGTTCCGCTCTGGAGCCTCGAGACGCGGCATCCGCTGCGCGAGTTCGACCTGGTGGGGTTCACGTTCCAGTACGAGATGACGTACACGAACGTGCTGAACATGCTGGACCTCGCCGGGATCCCGGTGCTTTCGCGGGAGCGGACGGACGAGGACCCGATCGTGATTGCTGGCGGGAGCGGGGCGTTCAACCCGGAGCCGATGGCGCTGTTCATCGACGCGTTCGTGCTCGGGGAAGGCGAAGAGGTGGTGGTCGAGCTGACAGACCTGGTGCGGAACTGGAAGCGGGAAGGGGCGCCGCGGGAGCGGCGGCTCCGCGACCTGCTTCGGGTTCCGGGGGTTTACGTGCCGGCGTTCTACGAGGCGCGGTATGACGATGCCGGGCATTTCCTTGCGCTGGAGCCGACGGTGCCCGAAGCGCCGCGGGTCATCCGGCGGCGGATCGTGGAGAAGCTGCCGCAGCCGCTGGTGAAGCCGATCGTGCCATTCCTGCAGACGGTGCACGACCGTGCCGCGGTCGAGATCCAGCGGGGCTGCACGCAGGGGTGCCGGTTCTGCCAGGCGGGGATGATCTACCGGCCGACGCGGGAGCGTTCGCCGGAGGAGGTGGTTCAGGCGGCGGCGGACCTAATGGCGAACACCGGGTACGACGAGCTGTCGCTCCTTTCGCTGAGCACGACGGACCACAGCGAGATTGTGCCGATGGTGCAGATGCTCACCGAGCGGTTCCCGAACCTGAAGGTGAGCCTGCCGAGCACGCGGGTCGACACGTTCTCGGTCGACGTGGCGAACGCGATTGCGAAGGGGAAGAAGCACACCCTGACGCTGGCCCCTGAGGCGGGCTCGCAGCGGCTGCGGAACGCGATCAACAAGCTCGTGAGCGATGCGGACCTGCTGGGCGCCGCCGAGAACGCGTTCCAGCGGGGCTGGACGGGCATCAAGATGTACTTCATGGTGGGCCTGCCGACGGAGACGATGGAGGACGTGGCGGGGATTGTGGAGCTGGGGAAGCAGGTGAAGGCGATCGGGAAGAAGTACGTCGGCGGGCGCGCGCGGGTGCGGGTGAGCACGAGCAACCTGGTGCCGAAGCCGCACACGCCGTTCCAGTGGGCGCGGCAGGATACGGCCGAAGAGCTGCAGCCGAAGCACTTCCTGCTGAAGGACGGCTGCCGGGCCGCCGGTGTGGAGTTCAGCTGGAACGACCCGCGGGACAGCTTCATCGAGGCCGTGCTTTCGCGGGGCGACCGCCGGGTCTCGGAGGCGGTCTACGAGGCGTGGCGCCGGGGCGCGAAGTTCGACGCCTGGAGCGAGCACTTCAGGTTCGAGACCTGGCAGGCCGCCTTTGCCGCGGTCGGGGTCGACCCGGCGTGGTTCGCGCACCGAGAGTGGGATACGCGCGAGCCGCTGCCCTGGGACCATATCGACTGCGGGGTGACGAAGGCGTACCTGCGGGGGCAGTGGCAGGCGGTGCATTCGACGAAGACGGTGGGCGACTGCCACCACGGTGCGTGCAACGTCTGCGGGATGCAGAACTTCGATGCGCTGCGGGGGGAGAAGGGCGTTGCGGATTGCGTGGTGAAGGTGGGGAAGCTGGCGGAGCTGCGCCGCGGCGCCCGGAAGTACGAAGGGGAGCTCCTGGAGCTCGTGTAG
- a CDS encoding acyltransferase: MTAPRIHPTAEVSPAARIGAGASIWHHAQVRERADVGPGCIIGKGVYIGADVTVGANCKVQNYSCVYEGNTLEDGVFIGPEVVLTNDRYPRAINPDGTLKAAADWELSGSRICYGAAIGARSVVLPGLVIGRWALVAAGSVVTRSVPDFALVAGNPARQVGWACVCARPLGADLVCPACGRRYRLAGESPAILEPVSGPESP, translated from the coding sequence GTGACTGCGCCGCGCATCCACCCCACCGCCGAGGTTTCCCCCGCCGCCCGCATCGGCGCCGGCGCCAGCATCTGGCACCACGCCCAGGTCCGCGAGCGCGCCGACGTCGGCCCCGGCTGCATCATTGGCAAAGGCGTCTACATCGGCGCCGATGTCACCGTCGGCGCCAACTGCAAGGTTCAGAACTACTCCTGCGTCTACGAGGGCAACACCCTCGAGGACGGCGTCTTCATCGGCCCCGAAGTCGTCCTCACCAACGACCGCTACCCGCGCGCCATCAACCCCGACGGCACCCTCAAGGCCGCCGCAGACTGGGAGCTCTCCGGCTCCCGCATCTGTTACGGCGCAGCCATCGGCGCCCGCTCGGTCGTGCTCCCGGGCCTGGTCATCGGCCGCTGGGCGCTCGTCGCCGCCGGGTCCGTGGTCACCCGCAGCGTCCCCGATTTCGCCCTTGTTGCCGGGAACCCCGCCCGCCAGGTCGGCTGGGCCTGCGTCTGCGCCCGCCCCCTGGGCGCCGACCTCGTCTGCCCCGCCTGCGGGCGCCGCTACCGCCTCGCCGGCGAATCGCCCGCTATCCTCGAACCAGTCTCAGGCCCGGAGTCCCCATGA